In the genome of Bacteroidota bacterium, one region contains:
- a CDS encoding MraZ N-terminal domain containing protein — translation MTSLIGEFEATVDAKGRVLFPSALKRQLPAGESDKYVLNRGFEKQINLYPDNVWKEVSSKLSELNLF, via the coding sequence ATGACCAGTTTAATAGGAGAATTTGAAGCAACAGTTGACGCGAAAGGACGCGTGTTGTTTCCTTCCGCGCTTAAGCGTCAGTTGCCTGCAGGGGAATCAGATAAGTATGTTCTCAACCGCGGATTTGAAAAGCAGATAAATCTCTATCCCGATAATGTTTGGAAAGAAGTTTCTTCTAAACTGAGCGAGCTCAATCTTTTTG